The nucleotide window CCAAAGCGTTTTGCTGGCCCGGCGGCTGGTGGAGGCGGGGAGCCGGTTCGTGACGGCTGCCGGATACAAGTACAACGAGTGGGACACTCACGGGGACAACGACCGGCGGCACCGCGACATCCTGGTTCCACCCTTCGATCAGACTTTCTCGGCCCTGCTGGAGGACCTGGACCAGCGCGGGCTGCTCCCGACCACCCTGGTGATCGCCATGGGAGAGTTCGGCCGGGGCCCCCAGGTGAACCCCGGGAACGGGCGCGATCACTGGCCCCAGTGCTGGTCGGTGGTGCTGGGCGGCGGCGGCATCGCCGGTGGCCAGGTGGTGGGCGCCAGCGACGAGCAGGGAGGCTATGTCGCCGATCGCCAGGTCACCATCGGAGACCTGTTCGCCACCCTCTACAAGGCCCTGGGGATCGACTGGGAAAAGACCTACATGACCCCCATCGGCCGGCCGATCAAGATCGCCAACTCCATCGGCGACGCCACCGGCGTTCCCATCAAAGAGCTGATTTGAATCCCGATGTTCACCGGCACGCCTACCGTGCGCAGCCGACTCCCATGGTACACTCGGGACCCTTGGAGTTCGAGCGGGGCGAGCTCATTCGCCTGCATGTATTTATCGAGCGCTCCATTCTGGAAGTGCTTGCCAACGGCCGGCTGTGCATGACCTCCAGGATCTGTCCGACGCGCCCCGACAGCACCGGAATCGGACTCTTCGCTGCCGGAGGGCCTGCGGCGCTGCGCTCCATGGAGGTCTGGTCCGTGCAGCCCATCCGGCCCACGCCAAGGCCGGACCGGGCAAGGCAGGGAACGGGAGCGGAGCCGGCCACCCTGGACACGTCAATCCCCGGAGGCTGAAACGATGGATGAATCTTCCACTCCCAAGGTGCTGCTGAACGACCGCCTGGTGGAGAACAGCGAGGCAGTGATTCCTCTGGATACCGTGGCCTTCAAATATGGGGCCATGGTTTTTGAAGGACTCCGGGCCTACTGGAACGAGCAGACCCGGCAACTGAATGTCTTCCGGCTGGATGACCACTCCAGGCGCCTGCAGCAATCGGTCCGGGTCATGCGTATGGATACGCCCTTGACCGCCGGCGACTACAGCG belongs to Acidobacteriota bacterium and includes:
- a CDS encoding GH32 C-terminal domain-containing protein — protein: MNPDVHRHAYRAQPTPMVHSGPLEFERGELIRLHVFIERSILEVLANGRLCMTSRICPTRPDSTGIGLFAAGGPAALRSMEVWSVQPIRPTPRPDRARQGTGAEPATLDTSIPGG